In Porites lutea chromosome 1, jaPorLute2.1, whole genome shotgun sequence, a single genomic region encodes these proteins:
- the LOC140934047 gene encoding trace amine-associated receptor 9-like, with protein sequence METWFTIVGWTLSIVAAVGNGSIIFLVCSKRRLLTKTNAFIISVAVADLGVGASVFPSEFFCEIVKTSHNSSSRCKIYGWRLRWLFGYASVTSLCCLVLDRYVAIVKPLKYLNFMSRGRVIKMIFVSWAIPVGFVITSFLPAPVRHNITNIFVMFWEIFSCCFLIFCFSSMILVVYKHDRSSAALAKQLRFNHRDLTVRSQDRSAVTMMAIVIVVFLVCYGIYLRCSLVLLLYNSRCNDEVYKIPMLVLNSAINPWAYAFFKRDIKKEMIKKLICRKTREKLQNQ encoded by the coding sequence ATGGAAACTTGGTTCACGATTGTTGGTTGGACACTATCCATTGTGGCGGCGGTTGGAAATGGTtccattatttttcttgtttgcagcAAACGACGGCTCCTCACTaaaaccaacgcttttatcaTTTCCGTTGCAGTAGCGGATCTCGGTGTCGGGGCTAGCgttttcccttcagagttttTCTGCGAAATCGTTAAAACTAGCCATAATTCGTCTTCAAGATGTAAGATCTATGGTTGGCGATTACGATGGCTGTTCGGCTACGCATCTGTGACAAGCTTGTGTTGTTTAGTTCTGGATCGTTACGTGGCGATTGTTAAGCCTTTAAAGTATCTAAATTTTATGAGCCGAGGTCGTGTTATCAAAATGATTTTTGTTTCCTGGGCAATCCCTGTGGGATTTGTCATAACTTCATTCTTACCTGCTCCAGTTAGACACAATATTACTAACATATTTGTTATGTTTTGGGAGATTTTTTCATGCTGCTTTCTAATATTCTGCTTTTCCTCTATGATACTTGTCGTATATAAACATGATAGATCGTCAGCTGCCTTAGCAAAACAGCTACGGTTCAACCACAGAGATTTGACAGTCAGAAGTCAGGACAGATCAGCAGTAACAATGATGGCGATTGTAATCGTCGTGTTTCTCGTCTGCTATGGAATATATTTGCGCTGCAGTTTAGTATTGCTTCTTTATAATTCCCGTTGTAATGATGAAGTCTATAAAATACCCATGTTAGTCCTGAATTCCGCCATCAACCCTTGGGCATATGCATTCTTCAAGAGGGACATAAAGAAGGAAATGATTAAGAAATTGATTTGCAGAAAAACCAGGGAGAAACTGCAAAATCAATAA